Proteins from one Pochonia chlamydosporia 170 chromosome Unknown PCv3seq00021, whole genome shotgun sequence genomic window:
- a CDS encoding bZIP transcription factor domain-containing protein has product MSRPASTANQEPRSKATRRRPPMTVAQLERKRAGDRLSQRATRARTQQYIQRLEQEVQELRVMTAPESRNVDGNTLQELHLRNQALTDELARLRGLAAGLGAASAIPQVTSGMPEATPLAPFDPPLEHEMQPQSQAFSPYMYSGEGSALSVQQLSVTSNVPNVQPAHSYHITADQPQEWLAPDLGSGNTAINFGLSGSSLTSQPALGTPSYCQSCNSQHTTGLIQCQTPTRDGQHDRLLRNEFASDASQQVDYFQFRTDPPPRAAPDAKDQS; this is encoded by the exons ATGAGCCGTCCTGCTTCAACTGCAAATCAAGAACCTCGAAGCAAGGCTACAAGGCGAAGAC CGCCCATGACCGTAGCTCAACTTGAACGGAAACGAGCCGGTGATCGCCTCTCCCAGCGGGCCACTCGTGCAAGAACTCAACAGTACATACAACGACTCGAGCAAGAGGTCCAGGAGCTTCGAGTTATGACGGCCCCTGAGTCTCGCAACGTTGATGGAAATACGCTGCAGGAGCTTCACCTTCGCAACCAAGCTCTCACAGACGAGCTGGCGAGATTACGGGGCCTCGCTGCGGGTTTAGGAGCGGCTTCAGCCATTCCGCAAGTTACAAGTGGCATGCCAGAGGCGACACCTCTGGCCCCGTTTGATCCGCCGCTCGAACACGAGATGCAGCCGCAGTCACAAGCATTCAGCCCCTATATGTACTCTGGGGAAGGCTCAGCGCTCTCTGTGCAGCAGCTATCAGTAACTTCCAATGTGCCGAATGTTCAACCCGCACACAGCTACCACATCACAGCGGATCAACCGCAAGAATGGCTAGCGCCAGATTTAGGGAGTGGCAATACAGCTATAAACTTTGGTTTGTCTGGAAGCAGTTTGACTTCGCAGCCAGCTCTAGGCACGCCCTCTTACTGTCAGAGCTGTAACTCTCAACATACGACAGGTCTAATCCAGTGTCAAACGCCAACTCGTGACGGACAACACGACCGACTATTGAGGAACGAATTCGCCTCTGATGCATCTCAACAGGTAGATTACTTCCAATTTAGAACCGATCCGCCACCGCGAGCAGCGCCTGATGCCAAGGACCAGAGCTGA